From Acinetobacter suaedae, one genomic window encodes:
- a CDS encoding type I secretion system permease/ATPase — MMTKIDYQPWLQAILTIAKHYRIEPSEERVRLQLDWNQNQNLDEVLTLIGRQVGLSIRRVKFSNDVINPWRLPILVELADGQVGVIDKADGSGHVSIQLSGDQGLAQKFAVGALKHIVKNVFILRPEKSVPDARIDEYIKPYEPSWFWSIVLSDWKRYIDIMFASMIANVLALATIVFSMQVYDRVVPSQSIPTLWVLAGGVLIAAIFEFVLRISRVYISDIIGKRADLRISDRVFGHALRIKNSERSKSTGTFISQIRELEGVRELVTSTTLGAIADLPFFFLFLFIFAIIGGNLFWVMLAIVPLMILPGILVQKKLAKLAQEGMRESSIRNAILVEAVQGIEDIKLLRAESRFQNQWNHMNEVSADISMQQRKIVGVLTAWTQKLQGLTYAIVVLVGCFAVMEGEMTTGALVACSILSSRMLAPISQITGILGRLQQAKVAKQSLDELMQRPVDQADHAHLVHKEVLHGDYELKNVVFQYGEDDPRPSLMIQHLKIRAGERIAILGRNGAGKSTLLQILSAMQMPNSGSVHLDELDISLIDPADVRRDMGLLNQNAHLFYGTIRENLTLGAPLARDEDILKALKVTGALSFVHEKKEGLDHLVLEGGVGFSGGQRQALLLARLLIRQPNILLLDEPTAAIDDVAEKQLIDHLRSWLGYRTLIVATHRRAVLELVDRIIVMNDGKIVMDGPADKVLQQSAVKQKTV, encoded by the coding sequence ATGATGACAAAAATAGATTACCAACCTTGGTTACAGGCGATATTAACCATTGCGAAGCACTATCGAATTGAACCATCAGAAGAGCGTGTTCGTTTGCAATTGGATTGGAATCAAAATCAAAATCTTGATGAAGTTTTGACTTTGATTGGTCGCCAAGTTGGTTTAAGTATTCGACGGGTAAAGTTTAGCAATGATGTTATCAACCCTTGGCGTTTGCCAATTCTGGTTGAGTTAGCAGATGGTCAAGTTGGTGTAATTGACAAAGCAGATGGCTCAGGGCATGTCAGTATTCAACTGAGTGGTGATCAAGGATTAGCACAAAAGTTTGCAGTAGGTGCATTAAAACATATTGTTAAAAATGTATTTATTTTACGACCAGAAAAATCAGTTCCAGATGCCCGTATTGATGAATATATTAAGCCATATGAGCCCAGTTGGTTTTGGTCAATTGTTTTAAGTGATTGGAAACGCTATATCGATATTATGTTTGCGTCCATGATTGCGAACGTATTAGCTTTAGCTACGATCGTGTTTTCGATGCAAGTTTATGACCGTGTGGTTCCATCCCAGTCGATACCAACACTTTGGGTATTGGCTGGTGGTGTGTTGATTGCAGCGATTTTTGAGTTTGTACTTCGTATTTCACGGGTGTATATCTCTGATATTATTGGGAAGCGTGCAGATCTGCGGATATCGGATCGTGTCTTTGGTCATGCACTTAGAATCAAAAATAGTGAACGTTCTAAATCCACGGGTACCTTTATTTCCCAAATTCGAGAGTTAGAGGGCGTCCGCGAGTTAGTGACTTCAACAACTTTGGGTGCAATCGCTGATCTTCCATTCTTTTTCTTATTCTTATTTATCTTCGCAATCATTGGTGGAAACTTATTCTGGGTGATGCTGGCGATTGTTCCTTTAATGATTTTACCTGGGATCTTAGTGCAGAAAAAACTAGCAAAACTTGCACAAGAAGGTATGCGTGAATCTTCAATTCGTAACGCAATTTTAGTTGAGGCCGTACAGGGAATTGAAGATATTAAACTGTTACGTGCTGAATCTCGTTTCCAAAATCAATGGAATCATATGAATGAAGTTTCTGCAGATATTAGTATGCAGCAACGTAAAATTGTAGGGGTTCTTACGGCGTGGACACAAAAACTGCAAGGGCTTACCTATGCGATTGTGGTTCTCGTTGGATGTTTCGCGGTAATGGAAGGTGAAATGACCACAGGTGCATTGGTCGCATGTTCTATTTTGTCATCGCGTATGTTGGCACCTATTTCTCAAATTACAGGCATATTGGGACGTTTGCAGCAAGCTAAAGTTGCTAAACAAAGTTTGGATGAGTTGATGCAGCGTCCAGTAGATCAGGCAGATCATGCGCATCTTGTACATAAAGAAGTATTACACGGTGACTACGAACTTAAAAATGTAGTGTTCCAATATGGCGAGGATGATCCTCGACCAAGTTTAATGATCCAGCATTTAAAAATTCGTGCAGGTGAGCGTATTGCGATCTTGGGTCGAAATGGTGCCGGTAAGTCGACTTTATTGCAAATCTTGTCTGCGATGCAGATGCCAAACTCAGGTTCAGTACATCTTGATGAGTTAGATATTAGCTTGATTGATCCTGCTGATGTGCGTCGTGATATGGGATTATTAAATCAAAATGCGCATTTATTCTACGGTACGATCCGTGAAAACCTGACCTTGGGTGCTCCATTAGCACGTGATGAGGATATTTTAAAAGCTCTAAAAGTTACAGGCGCATTAAGTTTTGTGCATGAAAAGAAAGAAGGATTGGACCATTTAGTTTTAGAAGGTGGAGTTGGTTTTTCAGGCGGACAACGACAAGCATTATTATTGGCACGTTTGCTTATTCGCCAGCCGAATATTTTATTACTGGATGAACCGACAGCAGCGATTGATGATGTCGCAGAAAAACAATTGATTGATCATTTAAGAAGCTGGTTGGGTTACCGTACTTTAATTGTTGCAACGCATCGACGTGCGGTACTGGAGTTAGTTGACCGTATTATTGTCATGAATGATGGGAAAATCGTCATGGATGGGCCAGCAGATAAAGTATTACAACAATCAGCTGTAAAACAAAAAACAGTGTAA
- a CDS encoding HlyD family efflux transporter periplasmic adaptor subunit, protein MSDQEQTSSRPMNVTYKEPKLPSSSIIVWLIGIGLVVLLVWAWLFSLEEVSTGTGKVIPSSKEQIIQSLEGGILTKLDVKEGDIVESGQILAQLDPTRFASNVGESQSLLMSAMATAARLRAEVNGTALTFPEEVLKEPKLVKEETALYYSRRANLEESISGNQQALKLVQQELAMTEPLVAKGAASEVEVLRLRREANDLQNRINDIRNQYYVKAREELSKANTDIQTQQQVVKGRTDSLQRAVFRAPVRGIVKEIDVTTLGGVVPQNGKLMTIVPLEDKLLIEARISPRDIAFIRPNQEALVKITAYDYAIYGGLEGKVTVISPDTIRDEVKQDQFYYRVYIRTDSDRLYNKAGKEFSITPGMVATVDIRTGQKTVLDYLLKPFNKAKEALRER, encoded by the coding sequence ATGAGTGATCAAGAACAAACTAGCAGTCGTCCCATGAATGTGACTTATAAAGAACCAAAATTACCGAGTTCATCTATCATTGTATGGTTAATTGGGATTGGTTTAGTGGTACTGCTCGTTTGGGCATGGCTATTTAGTTTAGAAGAAGTCTCTACAGGTACAGGTAAAGTTATTCCATCTTCAAAAGAGCAGATTATTCAGTCACTTGAAGGAGGGATTTTAACTAAACTTGATGTTAAGGAAGGGGATATTGTTGAAAGTGGACAAATCTTAGCGCAGTTAGATCCAACTCGTTTTGCTTCAAATGTTGGTGAATCACAGTCTTTGCTTATGTCAGCTATGGCAACAGCAGCACGTTTACGTGCAGAAGTGAACGGTACAGCACTCACTTTCCCAGAAGAGGTGCTAAAAGAACCAAAACTGGTGAAAGAGGAAACAGCACTTTATTATTCACGTCGTGCAAATTTAGAAGAATCTATTTCTGGTAATCAACAAGCGCTGAAATTGGTACAGCAAGAGTTGGCAATGACAGAACCACTAGTGGCTAAAGGTGCAGCAAGTGAAGTTGAAGTACTTCGATTAAGACGTGAAGCCAATGACTTACAGAATAGAATTAATGACATTCGAAACCAATACTATGTGAAAGCACGAGAGGAGCTATCAAAAGCCAATACTGATATTCAAACACAGCAACAAGTTGTCAAAGGTCGAACCGATAGCTTGCAGCGTGCAGTTTTTAGAGCACCTGTTCGCGGTATTGTAAAAGAAATTGATGTGACTACTTTAGGTGGAGTCGTACCACAAAATGGTAAGTTAATGACCATTGTTCCTTTAGAAGATAAGTTGCTGATTGAAGCTCGTATTTCCCCTCGAGATATTGCCTTTATTCGTCCTAACCAAGAGGCCTTGGTTAAAATTACAGCTTATGATTATGCCATTTATGGTGGTCTAGAAGGTAAAGTAACGGTAATCTCACCAGATACAATACGTGATGAAGTGAAACAAGACCAATTCTACTATCGCGTTTATATTCGTACCGATTCTGATCGTTTATATAATAAAGCAGGTAAAGAATTTAGTATCACACCAGGTATGGTTGCTACCGTTGATATTCGTACTGGGCAAAAAACGGTATTGGATTATCTGTTGAAACCATTTAATAAAGCGAAAGAAGCATTACGTGAACGTTAA
- a CDS encoding IMPACT family protein gives MPFTIASSVTFEEEIKKSRFQAIAAIVENEQQVKKFLEENKDLSTTHQCWAWKIGHNVRFNDDGEPSGTAGRPILATIEGNDLTNVIVLVNRWYGGIKLGTGGLVRAYGGCAGQCLMLAEKIELIQKKQIRFSCWFNEWAILQYELTQQQIDYQESYNETGVLVEARLQIHQIDALKSKLQDITRGREQLKIIEEQRDE, from the coding sequence ATGCCTTTCACCATTGCCTCTTCGGTAACTTTTGAAGAAGAAATTAAAAAAAGTCGTTTTCAAGCGATTGCTGCAATTGTTGAAAATGAGCAGCAAGTTAAAAAATTTTTGGAAGAAAATAAGGATCTGTCTACGACGCATCAATGTTGGGCATGGAAGATCGGGCACAATGTTCGATTCAATGATGATGGAGAACCTTCTGGTACAGCGGGACGGCCAATTCTTGCGACGATTGAAGGAAACGATTTGACCAATGTGATCGTATTGGTAAATCGCTGGTATGGTGGTATTAAACTCGGTACGGGAGGGTTAGTTCGTGCTTATGGCGGTTGTGCTGGTCAATGCTTGATGCTAGCCGAAAAAATTGAGCTGATTCAGAAAAAGCAGATTCGATTTTCTTGTTGGTTTAATGAATGGGCAATCCTTCAATATGAATTAACGCAACAACAGATTGACTATCAGGAAAGTTATAATGAAACGGGTGTATTGGTTGAAGCACGTTTGCAGATTCATCAAATTGATGCTTTAAAAAGTAAGCTTCAGGATATTACGCGTGGACGTGAGCAATTAAAAATAATAGAAGAACAACGTGATGAATGA
- a CDS encoding acyltransferase, with the protein MNDPLLKYREQHKQRLNYMPWLYWSLKPKHREWAEVWQAEYQAYLMEMETVEIGKNCFISPLAHIFAEPGRKISIGDNTFIAADCTLHGPLEIGNEVAINHHCILDGGRAGIKLHDQVRIAAYSHLYAFDHGMEMDRAIYQQPVTSKGIEVGRDVWLGAHVGIKDGIKIGHHAVIGMNSMVTKDVADFAIMAGNPAKLIRYRTE; encoded by the coding sequence ATGAATGATCCTTTACTAAAATATAGAGAGCAACATAAGCAACGCTTAAATTATATGCCTTGGTTGTATTGGTCATTGAAACCAAAGCATCGTGAATGGGCTGAGGTATGGCAAGCTGAATATCAAGCTTATTTGATGGAGATGGAAACGGTTGAAATCGGGAAGAACTGTTTTATTTCCCCTTTAGCTCATATTTTTGCTGAACCAGGAAGGAAAATCAGTATCGGTGATAATACTTTTATTGCGGCAGATTGTACTCTACATGGTCCATTAGAGATCGGTAATGAAGTGGCGATCAATCACCACTGTATCTTGGATGGGGGGCGTGCCGGAATTAAATTACATGATCAAGTTAGAATCGCAGCTTATAGTCATTTATATGCATTTGATCACGGTATGGAAATGGATCGAGCCATTTATCAGCAACCGGTTACGTCGAAGGGAATTGAGGTTGGTCGAGATGTATGGTTGGGTGCACACGTTGGAATTAAAGATGGAATAAAAATAGGTCATCATGCGGTGATTGGAATGAATAGCATGGTCACTAAAGATGTTGCTGATTTTGCGATTATGGCAGGGAATCCAGCGAAATTAATTCGCTATCGGACTGAATAA
- a CDS encoding universal stress protein, protein MKRVIACIDSSPCIDAVAEAAVWVAKQTQRELVLLQILDYYPASYHLGEISGVIGFESNAMLLKELAELEQKQSELALDYSNNLLNHISDLIEKQYGITSSKIQEKGDFLEQSFNLLNENDVVIIGRVGERAAEKNKPIGSNVENFIRGANCTVITVGEHFEPPRRFIFAYEYSPTCQKMLQRIAQSDLLKKLQCHLLYVGDHPEMLVEPEKYLTDAGLEVMSIYRYGDVAQNILEYQREHNIQLIVLGAFSHSKIHQFFLGSITTTIFRNANVPLLVAK, encoded by the coding sequence ATGAAGCGCGTAATTGCATGTATTGATTCTTCACCCTGTATCGATGCTGTTGCTGAGGCCGCGGTATGGGTTGCGAAGCAAACGCAAAGGGAATTAGTGCTGTTGCAAATCTTGGATTATTATCCTGCAAGCTATCATTTAGGTGAAATCAGCGGTGTTATTGGTTTTGAGAGCAACGCAATGCTGCTCAAAGAGCTGGCTGAATTAGAGCAGAAACAAAGCGAATTAGCGCTGGATTATAGTAATAACTTACTGAATCATATTTCTGATTTGATTGAAAAACAGTATGGTATAACCAGTAGTAAGATTCAAGAAAAGGGGGATTTCCTTGAACAAAGCTTTAACCTACTGAATGAAAATGATGTTGTAATTATTGGGCGTGTTGGGGAACGTGCGGCTGAGAAGAATAAACCGATCGGAAGCAATGTTGAAAATTTTATCCGAGGTGCAAATTGTACCGTGATCACGGTGGGTGAACATTTTGAACCCCCAAGACGCTTCATTTTTGCTTATGAATATTCACCAACTTGCCAAAAAATGTTGCAACGCATTGCACAGAGTGATTTATTAAAAAAACTGCAATGTCATTTGCTCTATGTCGGTGATCATCCTGAAATGTTGGTTGAGCCTGAGAAATACTTAACTGATGCAGGTTTAGAAGTTATGTCAATCTATCGTTATGGCGATGTTGCTCAAAATATTTTGGAATATCAACGAGAACATAACATACAGTTAATCGTATTAGGTGCGTTTAGCCATAGTAAAATCCATCAGTTTTTCTTGGGTAGTATTACGACAACGATTTTCCGTAATGCTAATGTTCCCTTACTTGTCGCTAAGTGA
- a CDS encoding O-methyltransferase — protein MQQLWTDIDDYINSHLIPTNPKLQHALDNTDTQGFSNHLAVAPNQGMFLQMLIQMNQCKRVLELGTFAAYSTIWLAKALPKDGYLLTVEGRDTHVIIAQENIDFANMPTNIELKKGRGADVMNQLIAENSEPFDLIFIDADKQSYPEYLELSLQLAHSGTILVLDNVIRAGDILDENNKKPSIEGIRGTFSALKNHPKLLSCTALQTVGSKGHDGFAIAIVK, from the coding sequence ATGCAACAGTTGTGGACTGACATTGATGACTATATCAATTCGCATTTAATTCCCACAAATCCAAAACTTCAACACGCATTAGATAATACGGATACACAAGGATTCTCTAATCATTTGGCTGTTGCACCTAATCAAGGTATGTTTTTACAAATGTTGATTCAAATGAATCAGTGTAAACGGGTGTTAGAACTTGGGACTTTTGCGGCATATAGTACGATTTGGTTAGCGAAAGCTTTACCTAAAGATGGTTATTTATTAACAGTTGAAGGTCGAGACACTCATGTAATTATTGCGCAAGAAAATATCGATTTTGCCAATATGCCTACCAATATCGAGCTTAAAAAAGGGCGCGGCGCTGATGTGATGAATCAACTCATCGCTGAGAATAGTGAACCTTTTGACCTCATTTTTATCGATGCAGATAAACAAAGCTATCCTGAATATTTAGAACTTAGCTTACAGTTAGCCCATTCAGGTACGATACTTGTTCTCGATAATGTGATTCGTGCCGGTGACATCTTGGATGAAAACAATAAAAAACCAAGTATTGAAGGTATTCGTGGAACCTTTTCCGCACTCAAAAATCACCCGAAACTTTTATCATGTACAGCATTACAAACAGTTGGCTCTAAAGGGCATGATGGCTTTGCTATTGCTATCGTAAAATAG
- a CDS encoding M15 family metallopeptidase domain-containing protein, protein MLQKRLQGFLSFFIVPVMMVGCVSSKTQVNQGKRIYIPQEQVTLTRPVPDKTEPTSYRQWLGQGDNYARVREYEQYLARNQVAHIIPSFELLRTARDWQKCGRSEYAVPNRELWGNSLSTLRVFKYLISAKILTDFEVTSVYRDLPLNECAGGASSSRHLFNSAIDFRIGPQYPQPQDYAYIEQTKFKLCQFWAQHGQSLNLGIGLYRSGQIHIDTQGYRTWGPDLSRNSSMCNL, encoded by the coding sequence ATGTTGCAAAAAAGATTACAGGGCTTTTTATCATTCTTTATCGTCCCTGTGATGATGGTCGGTTGTGTGAGTTCAAAAACACAAGTAAATCAAGGTAAAAGAATTTATATTCCTCAGGAGCAGGTCACTCTAACACGTCCAGTTCCAGATAAAACCGAACCCACCTCTTATCGTCAATGGCTAGGACAAGGCGATAATTACGCACGTGTTCGCGAATACGAACAATATCTAGCTCGCAATCAAGTCGCACATATTATTCCAAGCTTTGAGTTATTACGTACCGCACGTGATTGGCAAAAGTGTGGTCGTTCTGAATACGCTGTTCCAAATCGTGAATTATGGGGCAACTCACTCTCTACATTACGTGTTTTTAAATACCTTATCTCAGCAAAAATCCTCACGGATTTTGAGGTGACTTCCGTGTATCGTGACCTCCCCTTAAATGAATGTGCTGGTGGAGCAAGTTCTTCACGACATTTATTTAATTCTGCAATCGATTTCCGCATAGGCCCTCAATATCCTCAACCACAGGATTATGCTTATATTGAACAAACGAAATTTAAGCTCTGTCAGTTTTGGGCACAACATGGTCAAAGTCTGAATCTCGGTATTGGACTCTATCGCTCAGGTCAAATCCATATCGATACACAAGGATATCGAACATGGGGACCTGATCTGAGTCGGAATAGCTCAATGTGTAATCTTTAA
- the fdxA gene encoding ferredoxin FdxA: protein MTFVVTENCIKCKYQDCVEVCPVDCFYEGPNFLVINPDECIDCALCEPECPANAIFSEDELPEGQEVFIELNAELSEKWAGNNITQIGEQPADREEWNGKPNKLQYLEK, encoded by the coding sequence ATGACCTTTGTTGTCACTGAAAATTGTATTAAATGTAAATATCAAGATTGTGTTGAAGTTTGTCCTGTAGACTGTTTCTATGAAGGTCCAAACTTCCTTGTTATCAATCCAGATGAATGTATTGACTGTGCGTTATGTGAACCAGAATGTCCAGCAAATGCGATTTTCTCTGAAGATGAATTACCTGAAGGTCAAGAAGTCTTTATCGAGCTGAATGCTGAGTTATCTGAAAAATGGGCTGGCAACAACATTACTCAAATCGGCGAACAACCTGCTGATCGTGAAGAATGGAATGGCAAACCAAATAAATTGCAATATCTCGAAAAATAA
- a CDS encoding GNAT family N-acetyltransferase, whose protein sequence is MLNIVLRELHTSEIDLIWQQISRRELITQMYVQQGQDLGLIDCFYDVENWDAYHLENDPPLLKQIGQQGGLCIGAFNSDHQLVGVQVVSNQTIVDYPDAKLLQYFYVDADHQGQGVGAQLMYSAIASAKRLDAKQLYISATPSKRTVDFYLRHGAKLLTQADHHLWELEPEDIHLIYSI, encoded by the coding sequence ATGCTTAATATTGTACTTAGAGAACTTCACACTTCAGAAATCGATTTAATTTGGCAGCAGATTAGCCGCCGTGAATTGATCACTCAAATGTACGTTCAACAGGGGCAAGATTTAGGTTTAATTGATTGTTTTTATGATGTTGAAAATTGGGATGCTTATCATCTAGAAAATGATCCACCATTATTAAAACAAATCGGCCAACAAGGTGGATTATGTATCGGAGCATTTAACTCAGATCACCAGTTAGTTGGCGTACAAGTTGTTTCCAACCAAACGATCGTAGACTATCCAGACGCAAAATTATTGCAATATTTTTATGTCGATGCAGATCACCAAGGTCAAGGAGTTGGAGCACAATTGATGTATTCTGCTATAGCGTCAGCGAAACGATTGGATGCAAAACAACTCTATATTTCAGCAACACCAAGCAAACGTACTGTGGACTTTTACCTCAGACATGGTGCCAAATTATTAACACAAGCTGATCATCATTTATGGGAGTTAGAACCAGAAGATATTCACCTTATTTATTCAATATAA
- the mutS gene encoding DNA mismatch repair protein MutS has translation MNSDTVIADLSSHTPMMQQYLKVKMEYSHALLFYRMGDFYELFFEDAHLAAKLLGITLTHRGKANGQPIPMAGVPYHSAEGYLARLVKAGRTVAICEQVGEVTGKGPVERKVVRVLTPGTLTDDALLGSYQSSNLVALCIQQNQIGIALLDLSASIFKVQQQDYKPEQLAIELARLMPSEILIDEDLIDQNIIEHIKKNLDCSVTKRPNVDFNLNNAQKTLCDQFAVSTLSGFGLDSLPLAKAAAAALIHYAKETQKTALPHIRSIQIEQSTDFIALDPITRRNLEIIEPLFEHGTSLFQLINDCQTAMGGRLLSRTLMQPIRDTAILDARLDATEQLLKGYHESPVRLVLKEIGDIERVLSRVALGSARPRDLVQLRQACAQIPFLRHALAPVLKIQQSKLLLQLDQELGDFKNLHEHLMAAIVESPPVLLRDGNVIAEGYDDELDELRKIRDHAGQFLIDLEIKERERTGINTLKIGYNRVSGYYIELSRAQAEQAPADYIRRQTLKNAERYITPELKSFEDKVLSSESRALAREKLLFESLLDELRQNIAQLQMMSAAIAYIDVLANFAHQARLNNWARPEFTPETCIKIHAGRHPVVEALNKAPFTPNDTFLDPQHRMAIITGPNMGGKSTFMRQTALISLLAYCGSYVPAKSAKLGSIDRIFTRIGSADDLSTGKSTFMVEMTETSQILHHATSQSLVLMDEVGRGTSTYDGLSLAWACVLDLTKRVKCLCLFATHYFELTELSSETGIDNYHVTAQELNGNLILLHKVQQGPASQSHGLQVAKLAGIPANVIKEAQKRLKILEKQQHQHLQNTVQNDLFSSIEHEIETQVVEKIVEVEVASPALALLHQIDVDDLTPRQALEQLYSLKAALKS, from the coding sequence ATTTTTCGAAGATGCCCATCTAGCCGCCAAACTTTTAGGTATCACGCTAACCCATCGTGGGAAAGCCAATGGTCAACCTATTCCAATGGCTGGTGTGCCTTATCACTCAGCAGAAGGTTATCTAGCACGTTTAGTTAAAGCTGGTCGTACTGTTGCGATTTGTGAACAGGTTGGTGAGGTTACAGGTAAAGGTCCTGTTGAACGCAAAGTCGTACGTGTTCTAACACCTGGTACACTCACTGACGACGCCTTGCTCGGAAGCTACCAATCTTCAAATCTTGTCGCGCTTTGCATCCAACAAAATCAAATCGGGATCGCTTTACTTGATCTCAGTGCCAGTATCTTTAAAGTACAACAACAAGACTATAAACCTGAACAACTCGCAATTGAGTTGGCTCGTTTAATGCCAAGCGAAATCTTGATTGATGAGGATTTAATTGATCAAAACATTATTGAACATATTAAGAAGAACCTCGATTGCTCTGTCACCAAACGCCCCAATGTTGATTTCAATCTCAATAATGCCCAAAAAACTTTGTGTGATCAGTTCGCAGTTTCAACCTTGTCAGGATTTGGTTTAGACTCATTGCCTCTTGCCAAAGCTGCCGCTGCTGCATTGATTCACTATGCAAAAGAAACTCAAAAAACAGCATTACCTCATATTCGTTCGATTCAAATTGAGCAAAGTACCGATTTTATTGCACTCGACCCAATTACACGCCGCAATTTAGAAATTATCGAACCGTTATTTGAACATGGAACCTCATTATTCCAATTGATTAATGACTGCCAAACAGCTATGGGTGGACGTTTACTCAGTCGTACACTCATGCAACCTATTCGTGATACTGCAATTCTCGACGCACGACTGGATGCAACCGAACAATTGCTCAAAGGCTATCATGAATCCCCAGTCCGTTTAGTATTGAAAGAGATTGGAGATATTGAACGTGTGCTCAGTCGTGTTGCGTTAGGTAGTGCACGCCCTAGAGATTTAGTACAGCTTCGTCAAGCTTGCGCACAGATTCCATTTTTACGCCATGCTTTAGCACCTGTTTTAAAAATACAGCAATCTAAGTTACTTCTTCAGCTTGATCAAGAACTTGGAGACTTCAAAAACCTACATGAACACTTGATGGCTGCGATTGTAGAAAGCCCACCTGTATTACTACGTGATGGCAATGTAATTGCAGAAGGTTATGATGATGAACTGGATGAATTACGTAAAATCCGTGATCACGCAGGACAATTCCTCATTGATTTAGAAATTAAAGAGCGTGAACGCACAGGTATTAATACGCTAAAAATCGGCTACAATCGTGTGAGTGGCTACTATATCGAACTCAGCCGAGCTCAAGCAGAACAAGCACCTGCTGACTATATTCGTCGTCAAACATTAAAAAATGCTGAACGCTATATCACACCAGAACTAAAAAGCTTTGAAGATAAAGTTTTATCGAGTGAATCACGTGCCCTCGCCCGTGAAAAGCTTTTATTCGAATCGTTATTGGATGAACTGCGCCAAAATATTGCCCAATTACAAATGATGAGTGCAGCGATTGCTTATATTGATGTATTGGCTAATTTCGCCCACCAAGCAAGATTAAATAATTGGGCAAGACCAGAATTTACACCTGAAACTTGCATTAAGATTCACGCAGGACGCCATCCTGTTGTCGAGGCTCTTAACAAAGCACCATTTACACCAAATGATACCTTTCTTGATCCTCAACATCGCATGGCGATTATCACAGGGCCAAATATGGGAGGTAAATCAACCTTCATGCGTCAAACGGCGTTAATTAGTCTTTTGGCATATTGTGGAAGCTACGTTCCTGCTAAATCAGCAAAATTAGGTTCAATTGATCGAATTTTTACCCGTATTGGCTCAGCCGATGATTTATCGACAGGTAAATCGACCTTCATGGTTGAAATGACTGAAACATCACAAATTTTACATCATGCGACCAGCCAATCTTTGGTACTCATGGATGAAGTTGGACGCGGAACCAGTACCTATGATGGACTATCTTTAGCTTGGGCCTGTGTACTCGATCTAACTAAACGCGTGAAATGTTTATGTCTATTTGCCACCCACTATTTTGAACTGACCGAACTAAGTAGTGAAACAGGTATTGATAACTACCACGTCACTGCACAAGAGTTAAATGGCAATCTCATTCTCCTTCACAAAGTCCAGCAAGGACCAGCGAGTCAAAGTCATGGCTTACAGGTCGCAAAACTGGCGGGCATTCCAGCAAATGTCATTAAAGAGGCACAAAAGCGATTAAAAATCTTGGAAAAACAGCAACACCAACATTTGCAAAATACAGTTCAAAATGATTTGTTTAGCTCAATCGAACATGAGATAGAAACTCAAGTGGTTGAAAAAATTGTTGAGGTTGAAGTAGCCTCGCCTGCATTAGCACTATTACATCAAATCGATGTTGACGATCTCACACCTCGTCAGGCACTTGAACAACTTTATTCGTTAAAAGCTGCCCTCAAATCCTAA